From Haliaeetus albicilla chromosome 31, bHalAlb1.1, whole genome shotgun sequence, one genomic window encodes:
- the LIN37 gene encoding protein lin-37 homolog, translated as MLAVKVKVEKPDLEAASARSRLDAVLQELLERSQGPREPMEEEAGKAPGDALSKEASPTAPGKRPSGRFSQQRRKKRRETEEGLPDPAQQRHNTYVIKLFDRSVELGQFPEGTPLYPVCRAWMRNCPTARGGAAPQHPTAPPRPEGAAGHAGKGEDIYELPPPGPPGGPPASPPPSAPRRGRPPPDQLPDPPPFDVVADLQEHGAVEEGAAAVAGGGAAAAAALRAQPAPPAPHLRAPVATPTPRPRPPARHAPRGHAPPAGHAPPAGHAPARKARPPQIKAFLLHPVCAQPMGKGGWGSGEATPIEGCGQ; from the exons ATGCTGGCCGTCAAGGTGAAGGTGGAGAAACCag ACCTCGAAGCCGCCTCTGCCCGCAGCCGCCTGGACGCcgtcctgcaggagctgctggagcgcAGCCAGGGCcccag ggagccGATGGAGGAGGAAGCGGGGAAGGCGCCCGGAGACGCTCTCAGCAA GGAGGCGTCGCCCACCGCCCCGGGGAAGAg gccgtCGGGTCGCTTCTCGCAGCAGCGGCGGAAGAAAAGGCGGGAAACGGAGGAGGGGCTTCCCGACCCCGCCCAGCAGCGTCACA ACACCTACGTCATCAAACTCTTCGACCGGAGCGTGGAGCTGGGCCAGTTCCCCGAGGGGACCCCCCTGTACCCCGTCTGCCGAGCCTGGATGCGCAACTGCCCCACGGCCAGGGGGGGCGcggccccccagcaccccacggCGCCGCCACGCCCTGAG ggcgcCGCAGGGCAtgctgggaagggggaggacATCTAcgagctgcccccccccggcccccccgggggCCCCCCCGCATCCCCTCCCCCCTCGGCCCCGAGGAGGGGGCGCCCCCCCCCGGATCAG ctgcccgaccccccccccttcGATGTCGTCGCTGATTTACAAGAACATGGAGCGGTGGAAGAGGGTGCGGCAGCG GTGGCAGGAGGcggggcagcggcagcagcagcgctACGGGCCCAGCCTGCGCCTCCTGCGCCTCATCTACGAGCGCCAGTAGCCACGCCCACCCCGAGGCCACGCCCTCCGGCGCGCCACGCCCCGAGGGGCCACGCCCCTCCGGCGGGCCACGCCCCTCCAGCGGGCCACGCCCCTG CCCGCAAGGCCCGCCCACCCCAAATAAAGGCATTCCTGCTCCACCCCGTGTGTGCGCAGCCAATGGGAAAGGGCGGGTGGGGCTCCGGGGAGGCCACGCCCATCGAGGGGTGTGGCCAGTGA